The window CGCCTGGTTGCGGTCCAGCTTGGCGCGCCAGAACCCGACGTTCGTCGAGGGCATCGTCGAGCGGGAGCAGCCGTGCCGGTGCCAGAAGCAGCCGTGGACGAAGACGGCGGTGCGGTAGCGCGGCAGGACGAGGTCCGGGCGTCCGGGAAGACGTTTGTCGCAGAGCCGGTAGCGGAAGCCGGCGGCGAAGACCTGTTGGCGGACGAAGAGCTCCGGCTTGGTGTCGCGCGAGCGCACGGCCTGCATGATCCGCCGGCGCGTCGCCCGATCGACGGTGTCCACCTAGCCGAACCGTCCGGTGATGTAGTCCTCGGTCCGCCGGTCCTTGGGCGAGAGGAACAGCTCCTCGCCCCGCGCCCACTCGACG of the bacterium genome contains:
- a CDS encoding very short patch repair endonuclease — its product is MDTVDRATRRRIMQAVRSRDTKPELFVRQQVFAAGFRYRLCDKRLPGRPDLVLPRYRTAVFVHGCFWHRHGCSRSTMPSTNVGFWRAKLDRNQARDRAAARELRKLGYKVEILWECELERGAARLLRRLARRRAALAAGAR